Within Palaemon carinicauda isolate YSFRI2023 chromosome 14, ASM3689809v2, whole genome shotgun sequence, the genomic segment AAGAGTGGATCAGAGACGGgtcattatttttctattaatgGAGTGATGTGAGAGGGTAAAGAAAGGACAGTGTATGGTGGATGCAAAGTTATGGTCCAATTAACGAATCCTGAATGGAGTGTGGAATGACTGATCTTTGAAGATAACGCAGAGTGGGTTGGTGTTTGGAATAAGATACTATAGAAAATAGTAACAGCATCAGGATTTGTACATGAGAGGAGAGACGTGACACAAAATCAAAGCAATATAAAACATGTGATAGCAAGGTTAAACAGGTTTCTACTATTAGTgcaaagcaaaatatatacaaaacacaatAATGTTACAATggacgagcgtgtatgaaacctgTGTGGTACACTTTCATTAAAGAATTTGTAGTAAAAAGATAATTATAGCCAAATAAGAAAAGAGAAGTTAGTCACAGAATGCATGACGTAACGATAGTAGCAGATCGTGTGCAAGTGATTAGTAAACGACCTGCATAGTCTGTGGAAGCTAATGTGGAAAGTAATAAAAGAGCTATTGAGCAAATTCTCTTTGAAGGGGCTATGCTGAATGGAAATGAAAAAGTTCACATTGTTCTCTAGAACCGGTTTGGTAGAGGTGTACAGTATATGAAGTATGAGAGGAATTGTTAGTGTGAAAATGTGGAGATACAAATGTAtgaaattttattatacatattgtATGTTAATTAGAGAAGGTTTGGCCATGTGGAAAAATATGAGAGCTAAAGGCTAAATATGAGTGGATATTTGGGAAATTATTGTTGTGGAGCAGAAAAGGAAGACCTAGAAAGGCTTAGCCATATCGCATGTGAGGCAAGTTGGAGATGAGGGTCTTTTGTATACTGAAGGCTTGAGAGTTTGAGCAAATTAGAGATGCATAGCTCAGTCTTCTTATGAGAATACATCGCGCTGTTGAAATAAACCTTTGGTGTAGGACTATGGTGTAGAAGACATTTAGGATGTTTAGCAGAACAGGGACTAATAAGGGAATCACTAGTTGAAGTAGAAATGAGGTAAGAAATTTAGTCGAATCTGTTCTATTCCCACAGTGACACACTCCGGAAAGGACCACAAGTTTCAAGACAAGATATTTGAGCCTTTGCTTACCCTTTATAAACAGAAAGCTGCTGGCACACTACCTCCAAGGAAAACAACGTTAGTAGTGATATAAATATCTTAAGTTTATATTTTTGAGGCCTTCACATTTATATTTAATTTGAATAAAAGTGTTAAGACAGAGAAAGATAAAATAGAGTTCcccaaaaataacaatgataataactgaTTATATCATATTCATCCGATTcactgattatttttcttttcttgatgcaGCTTCAGGTCAGGAAATGTTCCCCAGGTACTGCTTTGGGCAAAACCATTCTGGTCCAGATACTGGCGCGAACAGACATCTCACATCCGGGGTAACCTCTGTCCTCTTCCTTGCAATGTAACATTTGATGTGAAAAAGGTAATAATGTCGGATAATATTAGCATAATGGTATTTCGTCATATTTTTTTCTAGGTCTGGCCATACTGCTTTCAGCTTTTTCCTCTTAGTATGGAACTCTTCACACATATCCTTTGTAATAAACACTTGATCCACACACGGCCGGTCAACGAACAATTTAAAGGTTTCAAGatgactcgtgaatggcagaggcaagtgacagtgacaatgtcatagatacaggataataccctagagactgaccacatatacatatgatcagtgcccaacccctTCATCAACAATCTAGTATCTTTGACAGTAAGGTAATAGCTACTGATgagtcagcaagtagacctataggctcacccaaaccctcttgctcataaggatggtgagggtgtAGACACTACTAAGAACTATCGATCTTAAGTGTGGCTCGAACTCACATCAAACAGATTACGAGACAGGGACGATTCCATTAGCCTTAGGATAATGCTGTGTCGAGTGTTCCTGTCCGTTTGATATCTTTATCGAAGGAATATGATGCGATTTGGCAAAGCATGATGAATACAGGTACGTTAAAGTTGTGGCATAAGAGCATGAGTTTGTGGAAGGACTGGTACCTGTTGATGATGGAACTCTAATTGAAGAGAATTTGCAGCACCAGCTGAAGCACTTGGAACTGTTAGAGGAGGATATCGAGAACATGTAAATCATGAGTAAGATCAATGATATGAGGCTAACATGTAAAACAGAAATGGGGATCAACCAAAATGTTATTAATATAAGAAAGGaaaatttgtttatgtatttagaaGAAATATGAATAGGGATAGTGATAGTAAGAACAGACACTGAAAATAGAATTAGTTAATAGAATGAATGATTTTCTTGATTGACGAGGCCTATCGTTGCACGCGACTGTCACTGGCATTGGTAATTaacaatttgaaaaagaaaatcataaaacatTTTCGAGAAAGGATCGATCACTTCAAAGAAAGTTATCAATACTTCTTTGCTTTATATCCAACGCAACAATTAGAATATCAGCATATTAAGTTTAAAGAATAATTATTATAGATTATGTACGTTTAAAAGATCCATCTTCTAATGCAAACTTGAGGTAAATGTTCTTGTCATTCATAGAGAAAGGATGTTGACGCAATAATTCTCGAGTTAAGAGGGTCGAAAGATACCAAGACAGCGATGGAGGTTCTGGGACCCAGGAATCCTCACCAGCCCTGGATTATGCTGAGTATGGAGTCGCCACCACTTGCGTCCCCTAGACACAGATCGGATGTAACTCTTTTCAACGGATTCTTCAACCGAACGATGATGTATCGTAGCGACGCTGATATCATCGTACCTCATGGGTTCGTTGTTAGCAAAGAGGATGCAAAATTGCTTCCTCCCGCTTGGGTCGTACCTCCAGTTTTAGAGAAAGGAAATCAGCAAAGAAATTTAGCCATAGCTTTCATCTCCAAAAATAATGAATTAGTACAATCCGATCGCCTGGAATATGTAAGAAAATTTAAGGAATACGCCCCTATTGATATTTATGGAAAATTTGGGACTAAGAAATGTGGCCGATCAATGATTATATCTCAAAGATATGACCCCTTGACCGACAAATGCCTAAGAATGGCGGGAGAAAAATACCTCTTTATCTTTTCTTTTGAGAACAATTTTTGTAAAGACTACATCACTGAAAAGGTCTACAACTTCCTTCATTATCCAATAGTTCCTGTGGTTCGAGGACTTGCAAACTACTCCTCGTTTCTGCCTCCGAATTCCTACATAAACGCGAATGAATACACTCCCAAGGAACTGGCCGAGAAGTTACTGTACTTGCAACGAAATCCTGAGGtaagatttttttatgattattcttatGTCTGTCTTTGTACCTCAAGTAACAAATGCATGAATTCATACCAATTTTATCACCATATCTTACACTGTAACTTCTTGTATCTGCAGTATTAATGTTTTTGATAATACAAATCTCTTAATTCGCAGGAGTACCAGAAATATTTCGAATGGAAAAATCACTTCCAGCCTTCGACCATCGGAGCAGAGAGAACCTTCTGCCACCTGTGTGCCAGGTTGTATGACCCTCAGATGTACGAGCACCAAGtcattgaagactttgaagactggTTTCTTTACAAGTCCGAGTGTTGGAGCCCAATATACAAAAGTGATATTCctctgaagaaggagaagaagaagaagaagaaataaactcGGTGTGGATACACAGAAGTGGAAAATCTCAGAGAGGATTATGCAAAATTTCACTTTTCCTTTGTAGAAATAAATCAACGTGAATCAGGCTTTAGTTTTCTATTTTGATCTATTGTTAAACCTAAGGTACTTTGATTCTTGAAAGACTGTTTGAATTCATCGTGTCCATggaccaactatatatatatacatatatatatatatatatatatatatatatatatatatatatatatatatatatatatatatgtatatatatatgtatatatatatatatatatatatatatatatatataaaaatttatatatatatatatatatatatatatatatatatatatatatatatatatatatatatatatatatatatatatatatatatacagggtttcCATAAATTCATGTCTTGGTTTAAGTGTgtttgtattaatgtaaaacattaTTCATACACATTCATTTTACTATCCTTTAGTAAAAacttataagatatttttttatagattaattaAGGTAAATGAAAATGAATGCCTGTTTAAATTCTATTTTAGGTTTATCTGTCTTATCTATGGTGGCGCAGCTGTCATTTAAAAGAGACCGACCGCAGACAAGTTTTCTCTGATTACCACAAAAACACCCCCAAACTAGACAAATTGCATTCGAGGCCAATGTTGTGAGTTTCTTGGATAATTTAGAGCAAATTCTTTTTACTGGACAGCCATTAATATTCTTATAATAGGACATTAAAACCAAGACTCAAATTTTTggacagactgtatatatatatatatatatatatatatatatatatatatatatatatatatatatatatatatatatatatatgcttatatatatacatatatatgtataaatgtatatataaatatatatataaattatatatacacacacatatatatatatatatatatatatatatatatatatatatatatatatatatatatatatatatataaattatatgtatatatatgtatgtatatatatatatatatatatatatatatatatatatatatatatatatatatatatatgtatatatatgtatatacatgtatatatacatttatatatatatgtatgtatatatacatacgtagaaacacatgcacacacgccgACGCACACTTGAACTTGCACCTCTATAGAGATTATCCATACGCTTTCTGCTTGAAGGGGGAGTAGACTTAGAATCCCTTTGAACGCTCAATTTTGGTCCTTgcagggcgatgcttacagcttcagctattataaACCTGCCATAGTTGTTTTCCTTTTGAACAATTTAGGTTCTGGCAATCaattctttcagggagggtttccaGTTGCCCCCTGACTTCTGTGGGCCAACATACGTCTTTGGAGTGTCTTGGTAGTGTGTTCAATGTAGCATTTTCTATGAGATTTACAAATCTCCTCGGTCATGAAGAATTATAGACTGTGTTTGTGCATGCTACCTTTGGTCATTGAGGggcactaatgttcttcatcataagAGTTTCAGTTAGGTTGGGCTTGCTATATATTATAAGTTTCATATTTTGGTAAGGGGTTTTCGGGGCAATACGTGAATAAAAGATTCCTGACAAGGTCTGGATTTCATCTTTGCAGGCCGAATCAGAGCTAAGATGGTGGCAGATGATAAGGTTTTTTTCTCGTTAGTTTTTTTTCTTCCTATGGCCTCTTCTATCATACTCTCAGGATATCTGTTGTTGACGGTAGTTGAATTCGGTTTAGTTCAGCCTCTTATGTTTTTCCAAGATGTGCTGTGAGTGAATGTTCTTTTGACGTaagcattttgttattattattattattattattattattattattattattattattattattattattattattgttattattattattattattaataatattattattattacaagccaagctacaactctggttggacgacggtgccaaagattaatatctagatcaggaataagaaatttaaaaatctTCCTTCGTCGGTTGATTTAGTATATACTGATATCTTGAATTGGTCATCTAGTTGCTTAACTGGGACATCGGCGAAGGGCCCAGTTTTTTCTTGACTGTATTCGGTTATGAAATTGAGCACGGAATTGCTCCCAATTTTTTCAGTTAATTCTCCTGTctcttcttcgttttttttttttttcgtgatgaaTATGTCATCGATATAACTTCCATAGCTTTATACCATCTTGTGTTCTTTGAAGGTGCTTTCTTCAACGGATGCCATATGTATATTGGCAAATAGAGTCCCAGGAGAAGATCTTATGGCCACAACATCTATTTGTCTAAATAATTATCCACAGTGAGAGAGGAACAGAGCTTCCACAGTACTGGAcatcaaaatatctttaaaaacatcCTCAGATTTAGGTATTGGTTCCATGTGGGACCTGTGTACTCTGTCTAGTATTATGTTTAAGGCTTTCTCGACAGGGACTTGTCTTCTTCGAGTCCTATTCCTTGTAATAGACTAATGAACTCCACTGCTGATTTCCATGAGTAGGAGCCAGGTGTGTAGGCGATGAGGATATTATACAAGACCCTCGCTATTTGAACATCTCTGATTGTCTTTGTTAATGGGCCAAGCACAAGATATGTCATTAGCATGTCTTACCTAAAAAATTCATGTAAGTCGTATTCTTGCAAGTTATATGGGATTCCAAAACTCCCATATAGGTATTACACAATAATGGAGATAGAGGTTTTGTTTTTCCCATCGTCCTGCCGAGTTTTCATTTCATAGTGCATTATTCcgaaagtcacacacacacaaacatacacacacaaacacacacacacacataatatatatatatatatatatatatatatatatatatatatatatatatatatatatatatatatatatatacatatatatatatatatataatatatatataatatatatatatatatatatatatatatatatatatatatatatatatatatatatatatatatatatatatatatatatatatatatatatatatatatatacatttatatacacatatatatgtatatgtatctcccctatataataaagaacagctGTCTGactatatgcagtataaatatatatacagtacacacacacacacacacacacacacatatatatatatatatatatatatatatatatatatatatatatatatatatatatatgtaataggtagtaggttggccagggcaccagccacccgttgagatactaccgctagagagttatgggtcttttgactggccagacagtactacattggatccttctctctggttacggttcacttttcccttGCATACTaatactctgaatagtctggcatattctttacagattcttctctgacctcatacacctgacaacactgagattaccaaactattcttcttcaccaaaggggttaattac encodes:
- the LOC137652960 gene encoding 4-galactosyl-N-acetylglucosaminide 3-alpha-L-fucosyltransferase FUT6-like; protein product: MHMIDSCQRVMHKIDCCQITMRMIDCCEMAICMIDCCDLTYKQQHSQKLTNSTISILERFLYSMKRNRIIATSLCLVAIYSVLKNSGLTEEAEKFSESSKNEMTHSGKDHKFQDKIFEPLLTLYKQKAAGTLPPRKTTFRSGNVPQVLLWAKPFWSRYWREQTSHIRGNLCPLPCNVTFDVKKRKDVDAIILELRGSKDTKTAMEVLGPRNPHQPWIMLSMESPPLASPRHRSDVTLFNGFFNRTMMYRSDADIIVPHGFVVSKEDAKLLPPAWVVPPVLEKGNQQRNLAIAFISKNNELVQSDRLEYVRKFKEYAPIDIYGKFGTKKCGRSMIISQRYDPLTDKCLRMAGEKYLFIFSFENNFCKDYITEKVYNFLHYPIVPVVRGLANYSSFLPPNSYINANEYTPKELAEKLLYLQRNPEEYQKYFEWKNHFQPSTIGAERTFCHLCARLYDPQMYEHQVIEDFEDWFLYKSECWSPIYKSDIPLKKEKKKKKK